The following are encoded together in the Anabrus simplex isolate iqAnaSimp1 chromosome 5, ASM4041472v1, whole genome shotgun sequence genome:
- the LOC136874888 gene encoding insulin-like growth factor-binding protein complex acid labile subunit, protein MISTFWVALLLIICTVHAAGLSKLPTTRVLDNHGLHLEYIPEEKFSRYSQITHLILSNCSTSYIHPRAFCGLPLLRMLDLSDNDIQHIDLETFQCTPNLKVLSLSNNVNLGPKSQGVFLRSDSISYLDIKNCGFESFSPTTFTALKKLKLVVASDNLACLPSRRSEWGVRTMQCGDKFIHSPSTEKYHRDLVTDPDNISYLKIQNFSSTVVPERFLDNKNFSHLQVLQMSGLNIIYVHSSAFCGLNSLRSLDLSSNDLQYLSPDTFHCIPYLENLTLSNNPRLGFGPHRTFLYSNSIRNLYISNCGFTSYAEEMLSSLKDLKYVDASGNTICSQIAENLMHIQSASCSSNATSEVLSNKYVSINFISEYFFSESKWEKVRRLDLSNRSISVIHPSAFCFLPFLLELDLSDNQIQYLDPMTFECNPFLENLYLANNMELQPEPNEVFLYSKSLIYIDIGNCNFSAFTDKMFSGMKDLIFINAVGNPTCSQTTLHLRDISNVPCTDVFDYEVNAYEIPRDSRIRTERDHAQSAAQVQEIFQETPSSRWIPQSGGGIMTMLIIAVSVVNVVLVSILMMAAIWYMRQKAVYKECGMKKPLLDTP, encoded by the coding sequence ATGATATCTACGTTCTGGGTGGCTCTGCTGCTGATCATCTGTACGGTCCACGCGGCGGGGCTGTCCAAACTACCGACAACCAGAGTACTCGACAATCATGGGCTCCACCTGGAGTACATCCCTGAGGAGAAATTCTCCCGCTACAGCCAGATTACTCATCTCATATTATCTAACTGCTCAACCTCCTACATCCATCCTCGTGCGTTTTGTGGTCTACCATTACTACGCATGCTAGATTTGTCAGATAATGACATCCAGCACATCGATCTTGAAACATTCCAGTGCACTCCGAACTTGAAGGTGCTCTCCCTATCCAATAACGTAAACCTGGGACCTAAATCACAGGGAGTATTCTTGCGCAGTGATTCTATAAGTTATCTCGATATCAAGAATTGTGGATTTGAATCATTTTCTCCGACCACCTTTACAGCGTTGAAGAAACTCAAGCTTGTCGTTGCTTCTGATAATCTGGCCTGTCTGCCTTCCAGAAGGAGCGAATGGGGTGTGAGGACAATGCAGTGTGGAGACAAGTTTATTCACAGTCCCTCAACTGAAAAGTACCATAGGGATTTGGTTACTGACCCAGATAACATATCATATCTTAAGATACAAAACTTTTCTTCGACAGTAGTTCCAGAGAGATTTTTGGACAACAAGAACTTCAGTCATTTGCAAGTTCTTCAAATGTCCGGACTAAATATAATATATGTACATTCTTCGGCATTCTGCGGCTTAAACTCCCTCCGTAGTTTGGACTTATCGAGTAATGATCTCCAATACCTTAGTCCGGACACTTTCCACTGCATTCCTTATCTAGAAAATCTTACACTTTCAAACAATCCTCGTCTTGGGTTTGGACCTCATAGAACTTTCCTATACAGCAACTCCATACGGAACCTGTATATCAGTAACTGTGGATTTACTTCTTACGCAGAGGAAATGTTGTCCTCACTGAAGGATCTGAAATATGTTGATGCTTCTGGAAACACAATTTGTTCACAAATAGCAGAAAATCTTATGCATATACAGAGTGCTAGTTGTTCATCCAATGCGACAAGTGAAGTTCTAAGTAACAAATATGTTAGTATTAATTTCATCTCAGAATATTTTTTCTCCGAGTCTAAATGGGAGAAGGTGAGAAGACTGGACCTATCTAATCGTAGCATATCCGTCATTCACCCCAGTGCGTTCTGCTTCCTGCCGTTCCTTCTTGAACTGGACCTCTCTGATAACCAAATTCAGTACCTGGACCCGATGACGTTTGAATGTAATCCGTTTCTGGAGAACCTGTATCTAGCGAACAATATGGAGCTGCAACCAGAGCCCAATGAAGTTTTTCTTTATAGCAAATCATTGATTTACATAGACATAGGAAACTGCAACTTCTCAGCGTTTACAGACAAGATGTTCTCAGGAATGAAAGATCTAATATTCATAAATGCAGTTGGAAATCCCACCTGTTCACAGACGACATTACACCTACGAGATATAAGTAATGTTCCGTGTACTGATGTGTTTGACTACGAGGTCAATGCATATGAAATTCCGAGAGATAGCAGAATTCGAACTGAGAGGGATCATGCCCAATCAGCAGCGCAGGTTCAGGAAATATTTCAAGAAACACCATCATCGAGATGGATTCCACAATCAGGCGGGGGAATAATGACAATGCTCATTATAGCTGTATCTGTCGTGAACGTGGTACTTGTATCTATACTTATGATGGCCGCAATCTGGTACATGAGGCAGAAAGCTGTCTATAAAGAATGTGGTATGAAGAAACCCTTATTGGACACTCCGTAA